The genomic DNA TAATGAGCGTGAGTTTAGGTATTTTAAATTTATTGCCTATACCAATGCTTGATGGTGGACACTTGGTTTACTATGTTATTGAGCTAATTCGTGGTAAACCTGTTTCTGAACAAATACAATTGTTTGGTTTAAAAATTGGTATGGTACTGCTCGGTAGCATGATGCTCCTTGCACTATTCAATGACTTCATGCGTTTATAACAACGTAAATATGTAATAAATTAACATCGGAAAAGACTGGCATGCAGCACACACATTTATTTATGCCTTTGGCACTCGTTAGTGCAATGGCAGCAGTACAACAAGTATATGCAGCAGATGAATTCATTGTTCGCGATATCAAAATTGATGGACTTGTTCGCTTAACGCCAGAAAATGTTTATGGAGTGTTGCCTGTCAATGCTGGCGATCGGGTTAATGATGCGACCATTGCAAATGCGATTCGTGCCTTGTATGCCACTGGCCTGTTTGATGATATCAAGGCATCTCAACAAGCAGATACGCTTGTTTTTAGCGTGGTAGAACGCCCGGTTATTTCCAAGGTTGAGTTCAAGGGGAATAAACTTATTCCTAAAGAAGCCCTGGAAGAAGGGCTGAAAAAAATGGGGATTGCAGAAGGCGAGGTTTTGAAAAAATCTGCTTTGCAAACCATTGAAACTGAACTTGAACAGCAGTATATGCAGCAAGGTCGTTATGATGCCGATGTTAAGGTAATCACGACTGCCAAACCGAATAACCGTGTTGATTTAACCGTTGACTTTGTTGAAGGTAAGGCAGCTAAAGTTGTTGATATCAATATTATTGGCAATACCGTTTTTAAAGAAAGCGATATCAAGCAGGCTTTTGCTGTTAAAGAAAGTACATGGAGTTCGATTGTTACCCGTAACGATCGCTATGCACGTGAAAAGATGGCTGCCAGCCTTGAAGCTTTACGTGCTTTATATTTAAACAAGGGTTATATCAATTTCAATATCACCAACTCAAGTTTGAACTTGAGTGAAGATAAAAAAAATATCTTTGTCGAAGTTGCGGTAGAAGAAGGCGAACAATTTAAATTTGGTCAAAGCAAGTTTTTGGGTGATGCACTTTATAAACCTGAAGAATTAAAAGCACTGCAAATTTATAAAGATGGCGACATTTATTCTCAAGAAAAAGTCAATGCGGTCAAGCAGCTTTTACTGCGTAAGTATGGTAATGCCGGTTATTACTATGCGGAAGTGAATATTGTTCCTGAAATCAATAAAGAAACCAAACAGGTTGATTTGAATTATTATATTAATCCGGGTCAGCAAGTCACTGTGCGTCGTATCAACTTTACTGGTAATAGCAAAACAGCCGATGAAGTATTACGTCGTGAAATGCGCCAGATGGAAGGTGCATTAGCCAGCAATGAAAAAATTGATTTATCTAAAGTTCGTCTAGAACGTACAGGTTTCTTTAAAACAGTTGAGATTAAACCGACACGTATTCCAAATGTACCTGACCAGGTTGATTTGAACGTCAATGTTGAAGAGCAGCATTCAGGTACCAGTACACTGGCAGTCGGTTTCTCGCAAAGTGGTGGTGTAACCTTCCAGGCGGGCTTAAGTCAAACCAACTTCTTGGGTACAGGTAATGCGGTATCAATTGACTTGTCGCGTTCAGAAACACAAGATTATTATAATTTAAGCGTGACTGATCCATACTTCACCATTGATGGTGTACGTCGCGGTTATAACATGTATTACCGTAAAACCAAGTTGGATAATAACTATAACGTCAATAACTATGTAACCGACAGCTTTGGTGGTGGTATCAACTTCGGTTATCCAATTGATGAGAATCAGAGTATCAGTGCAGGTCTAAATATTGACCAAACAGAAGTGACTACCGGTCCGTATGTATCTACTTATGTTCGTGACTATTTGCTAGCGAATGGTGGTAAAGCCACTGGTTCGGATACAAAGTGTAATGTAGATACTGTTCTTGATCCGTCTACAGGCCTATATAATTGCCCAACAGGGCAGGAAGTAACTTTTGATAATAAGTTTAATGGTGATTTCCTAACCTATAACCTTAATTTAGGTTGGTCTTATAATACT from Acinetobacter sp. CS-2 includes the following:
- the bamA gene encoding outer membrane protein assembly factor BamA, which codes for MQHTHLFMPLALVSAMAAVQQVYAADEFIVRDIKIDGLVRLTPENVYGVLPVNAGDRVNDATIANAIRALYATGLFDDIKASQQADTLVFSVVERPVISKVEFKGNKLIPKEALEEGLKKMGIAEGEVLKKSALQTIETELEQQYMQQGRYDADVKVITTAKPNNRVDLTVDFVEGKAAKVVDINIIGNTVFKESDIKQAFAVKESTWSSIVTRNDRYAREKMAASLEALRALYLNKGYINFNITNSSLNLSEDKKNIFVEVAVEEGEQFKFGQSKFLGDALYKPEELKALQIYKDGDIYSQEKVNAVKQLLLRKYGNAGYYYAEVNIVPEINKETKQVDLNYYINPGQQVTVRRINFTGNSKTADEVLRREMRQMEGALASNEKIDLSKVRLERTGFFKTVEIKPTRIPNVPDQVDLNVNVEEQHSGTSTLAVGFSQSGGVTFQAGLSQTNFLGTGNAVSIDLSRSETQDYYNLSVTDPYFTIDGVRRGYNMYYRKTKLDNNYNVNNYVTDSFGGGINFGYPIDENQSISAGLNIDQTEVTTGPYVSTYVRDYLLANGGKATGSDTKCNVDTVLDPSTGLYNCPTGQEVTFDNKFNGDFLTYNLNLGWSYNTLNRPVFPTSGMSHRVNGEIALPGSDVEYQKITYDAQAFQPLGKGFVLRGYGKLGYGNDLPFYKNFYAGGFGSVRGYDNSTLGPRYPGVTYNESGTKDYNPEEVGGNALVQFGTELALPLPFKGDWTRQVRPVLFAEGAQVFDTQCDIPKGNLYLDSTNTQVNAKQYCEDNFGFDAGNMRYSVGAGFTWITMIGPLSLSYAYPLNEKDGDNTKNIQFEIGRTF